One window of the Falco biarmicus isolate bFalBia1 chromosome Z, bFalBia1.pri, whole genome shotgun sequence genome contains the following:
- the XPA gene encoding DNA repair protein complementing XP-A cells: MAGAAPAPAEEASGAADERPPLSAAALAKIERNRQRALALRQARLAARPYPAAGGVRARAPPKVVDTGGGFFLEEEEEEEEEPGAAEKIVHPPAPVLEFDYLICGDCGKEFMDSYLMQHFDWATCDNCRDAEDKHKLITRTEAKEEYLLKDCDLDKREPVLRFIVKKNPHNSRWGDMKLYLKLQVVKRSLEVWGSEESLQEAKELRRDNREKMKQKKFDKKVKELRRAVRSSLWKKETSIHEHEYGPEKNIDEDTYKKTCTICGHELTYEKM; the protein is encoded by the exons ATGGCGGGCGCGGCTCCGGCCCCGGCGGAGGAGGCTTCGGGCGCGGCAGACGAGCGGCCGCCCCTCTCGGCGGCGGCGTTGGCGAAGATCGAGCGGAACCGGCAACGGGCGCTGGCACTGCGGCAGGCGCGGCTGGCGGCTCGGCCCTACCCTGCCGCAG GCGGCGTGCGGGCGCGGGCCCCCCCCAAGGTCGTCGACACGGGAGGGGGCTTCttcctggaggaggaggaggaggaggaggaagagcccGGCGCCGCCGAGAAGATCGTGCATCCCCCCg CACCCGTACTAGAATTTGACTATCTCATCTGTGGAGACTGTGGCAAAGAATTCATGGATTCCTACCTTATGCAGCACTTTGATTGGGCGACCTGTGATAATTGCAG AGATGCTGAAGATAAACATAAGCTTATAACAAGgacagaagcaaaagaagagtATCTTCTCAAAGACTGTGACTTAGACAAGAGAGAACCAGTGCTCAGATTCATAGTGAAGAAAAACCCTCATAATTCGCGATGGGGTGACATGaagctttatttaaaactaCAG GTAGTCAAGCGTTCTCTTGAAGTCTGGGGTAGTGAAGAATCATTGCAAGAAGCAAAGGAGCTCCGCCGTGACAACAGAGAGAAGATGAAACAGAAGAAGTTTGATAAGAAAGTTAAAG AACTCCGCCGTGCCGTGAGGAGTAGtttgtggaagaaagaaacaagtatCCATGAACATGAGTATggaccagaaaaaaacatagatGAAGATACATATAAAAAGACATGTACTATATGTGGCCATGAGTTAACTTATGAGAAGATGTAG